GCATTTGCTCTGCTGCATCAAAATCTGCAATAACTCCATCCCTCAATGGTCGGACTGCACGAATATTTCCAGGGGTACGCCCCAACATCATCTTGGCATCATCACCAACAGCTAAAGGCTCACCTTCCTCTAAATCCATAGCAACAACAGAAGGTTCTTCAAGAACTATCCCTTTGCCCTGTACATAAATTAGAGTATTGGCTGTGCCAAGATCTATTCCTATATCGCGAGAAAGTCTAAAACGTCGAAAGAACACGGGATTAATTTAGAGAGAGTTTAGTAAGATCGTTTTATAAGACTAATAAAGGAGTCTTCAAAAAACAAAAAGTCGTTTTCAAAAAAAAACTTTTCAAACAACTATAATTAAATGGAGCTATATTCAATTTACAAAATAATTTAGATAAATAATGAGTTTAAATGCAGTAAATCTAGTGGGAAGAGCTGGAAGAGATCCTGAAGTGCGATACTTCGAATCAGGAAGCATTGTTGCAAATTTTACACTTGCTGTAAACAGAAGAAGTAGAAATGACGAACCTGATTGGTTTAATTTAGAAATATGGGGTAAGCAAGCTCAAGTCGCAGCAGATTATGTAAGAAAAGGCTCACTAATAGGAATTACAGGAAGCTTAAAACTAGATCAGTGGAAAGATAAAACAACTGGAGAAAATAAATCTAAGCCAATTATTAGAGTTGACCGACTAAATCTTCTAGGCTCAAGAAAAGATTCTGCAAATAATGAAATAACAAATAATCCATCATCATTTACCAAGGGAAGTAATCAAGATATTCCTTTTTAATTCTACTTTTTTGAAGAAAATAAACGGATAAATAACCATAAAATTCCACTAATTAATCCAAAAACCAAAATCAATTTAATAATTTTTGAAAAAGGTTCAATCCAAACCTCCACTAAAGGATAACTTTCACCTAAGAAGATTCCCATAGAGGTTAAAAACAAAACCCAAATCAAGCTGCCTGCTGTTGTCCAAATAACAAAAGGTAGTAAAGGCATTAACTCAATCCCAGCTGGTACAGAAATCAATGTTCTAATACCAGGTACTAATCTTCCCCAAAACACCAATGCTTTTCCATATCTTCCAAACCAATCACGACTTTTATATAACTCTCTTGGACTAATTCCAATCCATTTGCCATATTTCTTCAACCAATTTTCAAGCTTTTTCTCACTTACTAATCTACCAATTCCATACCATGGAAATGCTCCTAAAACAGTTCCAATTAATCCTGCTATAACTACTGGAAGAAAATTTAACTGGCCTTGTGAAACATAAAATCCACCAAGAGGCATAATTAACTCTGAAGGGATTGGCGGAAATAAATTTTCTAAGAACATTGCTAATAATATTGATGCATAACCAATCCACTGATTAGTTGCAACCGCATCACCAATAAAATCAGGTAAAGATGTAAGAAATTCAACAATGCTCATTAAAATATTATTAGAAGGTATTAAATCAAATTAATATCTATATTGTTCAGATTTATATGGACCGTTAATAGGAACATTTATATAGTTTGCTTGCTCTTTAGTTAATTCAGTTAATTGAGCCCCTATTTTATCCAAATGTAAACGCGCTACCATTTCATCTAGATGTTTAGGTAATACATAAACATTTTTTTGATATTCATTTCCTTTAGTAAATAATTCAATCTGCGCCAATACTTGATTAGTAAATGAATTACTCATAACAAAACTTGGATGACCAGTAGCACATCCCAAGTTCACTAAGCGACCTTCAGCCAGAAGAATAATCTTATTTCCATTTGGAAGTGTAATGTGATCAACTTGAGGTTTAATATTTTCCCAATGATATGACTTCAAAGAAGCAACATCAATCTCATTATCAAAGTGACCAATATTGGAAACAATAGCCTCATCTTTCATTCGAATAAGATGTTCATGACAAATAACTTGATAATTTCCTGTAGCAGTAACAAAAATATCAATATCTTCAACCACATCATCTAAACGAACAACTCTATAACCTTCCATTGCAGCCTGAAGTGCACAGATTGGATCAATCTCAGCAATCATGACCGTTGCACCAAGCCCTCTTAATGACTGAGCTGATCCTTTTCCCACATCACCATATCCAATAACTAGAGCGACTTTCCCTGCAACCATTACGTCAGTTGCCCGTTTAATTCCATCCACAAGTGATTCACGACATCCATACAGGTTGTCAAATTTGCTCTTAGTAACTGAGTCATTCACATTTATAGCTGGGAAAGGAAGTTCTCCATTTTTCTGCATCTGGTAAAGCCTTGCCACACCAGTAGTTGTTTCTTCTGTTACCCCCTTAATGTTTCTTCTAATTCGTGAATAAAAAGATTTGTCCTCTAATAATTTCTGCCGAATGGAAGCAAAAAGTGCAATCTCTTCCTCATTCGAAGGGTTGTCTAATATTGCAATATCTTTTTCTGCCTTTTCGCCCAGTATTACTAAACCTGTTGCATCTCCACCATCATCCAAAATCATATTGGGTCCTTCAAAATCGCCCCATTCAAGTATGGAATGTGTATAAGACCAGTATTCAGATAATGTCTCACCTTTTTTTGCAAATACAGGGATTCCTTCTTTTGCAATAGCTGCAGCAGCATGGTCTTGTGTAGAGAAAATATTGCATGATGCCCATCGAACTTTGGCTCCCAAAGCAACCAAAGTCTCAATCAATACAGCTGTCTGAATAGTCATATGAAGACTCCCTGCAATTCTTGCCCCATCCAAGGGTTTCTCCATCCCAAACTTTTCTCTCAAAGAAATTAATCCAGGCATCTCTTTCTCAGCTATAGAAATCTCTTTGCGGCCAAACTCAGCAAGATTTATATCAGCCACTAGGTAAGCTGAATCTGAAGTCAAGTGTGATGCTGTTGATGAAACCATGATTACTTTTTAATCCAAAGCGAAGTAAGGTGATTCATAAAATAGAAATTAACACCATAATCAAAGAACATTCTAACCAATCAAACTGGGTACTTAGAGATCATGACGAGACAATTCTGTTTGGCCAGTCATTAGCCGATACTCTTAAAAAAACAAATATACTCTTCCTAGAAGGACCATTAGGAGCGGGAAAAACCTCATTAGTGAAAGGCATAGCGAAAGGTTTAAATATCAAAGAACCAATTACAAGTCCTACTTTTGCTTTATCACATCATTACCTGCATGGAAGTAGAGCCCTAATTCATTTAGATCTGTATAGATTAGAAAAAGCTCAAGCAGCTAATGAATTATTTCTTCAAGAAGAAGAAACAGCAACGATGTTGAATGGTCTGATAGTAATAGAATGGCCTTCCCGATTAAGCCTAAAAGTTGATGATGCCTATCAAATATCGATTAAATATTTACCACATGGGGCACAAGGACGAAAAATTCAATTAATACCTTCAACTTAATGATGATAAAAAATCTTGTACAGACCGATTTGATGGCTGCGGATCAATTGCACCCATACCAGCACAAACCAAAGCCCCACATCCTGCAGCAAAGCGAATCATTGAATCTGCCTCAATGTAACTTTTAGGATTAACAGAATGAACAGCTATTTGAGATATCACTCCTGCCATAAATGAATCTCCGGCTCCAGTTGTATCTATTACTGAAGGAGGTGAAAATGATTGAGTTTCTCCACGGTAATCTCCCAATAACCATCTAATGGATTCAGCTCCATCAGTAATGATCACACTTGGGTGCAAAGGTAACGACTCAGAAATCTCTCTTGGATCTTGACTATTGAAAAACAAAATAGCCTCTTCCTTAGCAAGCTTTAGCAAAGATACTTTAGCCAAAAATGACTTAACTAAAAAGCGAGTTTCATTACTTGGAGGACTGTCTGGACGAGAATGTACATCCCAAAAAGTAGGTCGCCAATTCAAATCCATTGCTATGTTCATACCATCTAATTTTGCCTGATCAAGAGCCCAAGCAACTACCTTTCTAGAGCCCTCTTGAGCCAATAAAATAGTTCCCAATAGAAGCCATTTTGCATCTTTTGCAACCGAAGGCCATGCCATTTTCAACTTGTCTAAATCCAAAGCCTGATCTGCAAAAATATTTACTTTTTCACCAGCAAAACCACGAAAACTTCTTTCCCCATGAGAATCTCTATGAACCAGAACAACCCTAGTAGGTAGAGTTGGATGAACCTGTAAACCAGAGATATTGACACCACGAGAATTAAATAAATTAAAGAATTGCTGACCTATAGAGTCATCACCTAAACAACCAACAAAAGCTACATCTATATCCAACCTAGCTAAAGCACAAGCAACATTGGCAGGAGCACCACCTAAACAATCCTTGCTTCCTATCTCAAGAGTAGGGTCTCCACCCAAAGGGCCTAAGCGATCTACTAAAGCTTCACCTAAACAAATCACCTCGGAGCTTTTCATTGATCTACTCCAAAAAAATTACACATTTTATTCAAAATACTTAGAAACTCAACAAATTACTTTTCTTTAGATGGAACTATATAATCCTGTAAAGCTTTAATCATATATTTATTTGCTGCAGGGAAAGGATAATTAATTAAATCATCAGGTTTAACCCATTTAGTTTGCAAACTTGATAAAGGCTTAGGTATTCCTGAGCTTAACTTACAAATATAAACAACAAAATGAAGTTTCTTATGTGAATAACAATGATCAAATTCTATAAGGTTTTGAAGAACTTTAATGTGAACTCCTAATTCTTCATGAATTTCTCTAATTACTGTATCTTCGATTAATTCACCTTTTTCTTGTTTACCACCTGGAAACTCCCACATACTTCCCATGGTTTGGTCAGGTTTCCTTTGATCAATAAGAATTTCACCAAAATCATTAAAAACTATACCAATACCAATTACCAAGTTAGGCAAGGCTTTTTTAGGAGCCTTCATAGGGAATTTTGATGGATCACCTTGATAATAAGCACAACAGTATGATTTCCAAGGACAACAAAAACATTTTGGATTCTTTGGTAAACAAACGGTGGCACCAAGATCCATCAGTGCCTGATTAAAATTCCTTGGTGAGTCATAATCAAGCAGATCATTACTTAGTGACCAAAGCTTTGAAGAAGATCTAGAAAGTGATTGCTCATTACCAATTAATCTTGAAAGAATTCTTTTTACATTGCCATCAAGCAATGCTTCAGGAAGATCAAATGCTGAAGAAATAATACTTGCAGCAGTTGTTCTACCAATACCAGGCAAATCAACCCAAGTAGATATGCTCACCGGCCAAGCTAATGGATTTAAGCTGTTATTCGATCCAATAATTTCAAGCAACTTTTTAGCCGACTGATGTGTCCTTTTTGCTCGCGAATAATAACCAAGGCCCTGCCAAAGAAGCAAAACCTCATGATCACCTGCATGAGCCAGATCAACTAAAGTTGGAAAAGCTTTCATCCAATTCTTCCAATAAGGTAAAACAACCTTTAATTGTGTTTGCTGGAGCATGACCTCAGCAATCCAGATGGGATAAACAGGTAATTTTTCTAATTTTTCTGGCAAAGCACCATTAGGTTTAAGCTTCCAAGGGATCCAATGACGACCATGTAATGCAAACCAATTTAATAAAACTGCTTGCATATCTTCTATCTTGTCAATACTCCACAAATCTTTTATAGAGTCATCATCGTGTATACAGCTGGCACACATATTCTCAACTGGAATGGATTAAAAGTCGCATGGAAAAAAGAATGCCAATCAACGCAATCTGAAGTGGCTACCTTGTTGATTCATGGTTTTGGAGCGAATAAAAATCATTGGAGACATAACCAAACTGTTCTTGGAACAATAGCGCCATCTTATTCAATAGATTTAATAGGGTTTGGAGAAAGCAGCCAGCCTATTTCAAGACTTAATGGGGAAGAGCAAAACGAAAATAATTATTGTTATAACTTTGAAAATTGGGGGAACCAAATTGCAGATTTCTCAAAATTAGTTATTAAGAAACCCGTTGTATTAATTGGAAATTCTATTGGTGGCGTGATTGCATTAAAAGCAGCACAAATACTGAAAGAAAAGTGTAAAAGAGTAATTTTAATCAATTGTGCCCAAAGGTTAATGGATGACAAACAACTCAGTAAAAAATCAACCTTGCAAAAAATATTAAGACCTGGACTTAAGTTCATTACGAAACAAAGATGGTTAAGCAGAAGCTTATTTAAAAATGCTGCAAAGCCTTCATTTATAAAGAAGGTTTTGCAAAAAGCTTATCCAAGTGGATCCAATATTGATGATGGTTTAATTAACCTTCTTCATCAACCAACTAAAGGATTGGGAGCCCCTGAAGCATTTCATGGCTTTATAAATATATTCAATGATTCCTTAGCACCAGAATTAATGGAAGAATTGGATTTACCGGTGGATATGATCTGGGGTGAAGATGATCCTTGGGAATCATGCACTGAAGCGAAAAATTGGTTCTTAACAATTCCATGTATAAAGTCTCTTGAAATTATTAAGCATTCAGGTCATTGCCCTCACGATGAAAGCCCTGAAAAAGTTAACCCTATTTTGGTAAAACTAGTTCAGCAAGCAACGTAAGCTTCAACGGTATTTCCATACTTGCGTAATCCTCGCAGAGCATCTCTTTCAAGATTTCTCACTCGATCTCTACTTATACCAAGAATCCTACCAATACCAGTCAGAGTCATAGGCTCTTCACCATTCATGCCATACCTCATTCTTAAAACTCTATGCTGCATTTGAGGTAACTTTTGCAATATTACGTCTAAATCTCCCTTCATACATTCCATCTCAATCTCTTGATTAGGTAAATCTGTATCAGAAGCTATCAAATCTAATAGCGCTGTATCATCTCCATCTCCCACTTTTGATTCTAGGCTAATAGGCTGACTAGCCCTGAACATTAATTCTTTCACTTCCTCGATTGGAATATCTAAAAAATTAGCTAGTTCTTGCATAGATGGAGTTCTAGCTAACTGCTGACTCAACTCTCTCTGACCTTTTTTTAACTTGTTTAATATTTCAGTAATATGAATTGGTAATCTTATTAATCGACTTTTTTCAGCAATAGCTCTTGTAATACCTTGTCTAATCCACCAATATGCATATGTAGAAAACTTATAACCTCTTGCAGGATCAAACTTCTCAACGCCTCTTACCAAACCAATTGTTCCTTCTTGGATTAAATCCAAAAGTTCCATATTCCTCTTTGTATATTTTTTGGCAACACTAACTACTAAACGCAAATTTGAAGCAACCATTCTCTCTTTTGCTCGATTACCTCGAATTAAACGTTTTTTTAACTGTGCAATTTTAATTCCAGCTTCTTTAGCTAGCTCTTCTTGGGTCGGCTTCGTTCCATTGATACTTTCAAGTTCTGATTCCAATTTTTCTAAAGAGTTCAAATCTTGAACTTGACGACCTAATGTTATTTCCTGCTCGTTTGTTAGTAGTGGAACTCTCCCAATATCCCTTAAATATGAGCGAACTAGATCAACCTCAGCTACAACTTTATTAGTTGATCCACTTACATATGACTTGGTAGAAATACTCTGAGCAGAAGTCACGACGAAAATCTATTGCGTTTTGTAAAGAATATCATTAAGAACTGTAAAGTTGTGAAAATCAACTCAAATTCCAGGGAATTTAGGTAAAAATACCTATGCAGAGCTGTCTACTGAATTATCTTGGTTAGAAGCCACGAAGCAGTTCGTAAATAAATCCAAACTCCAACCACATCAGTTGCTGTGGTGATAAAAGGAGCTGACATTAAAGCTGGGTCCAGTCCCATCCTATGAAACAACAAAGGCAAAGAAGCCCCTGCCGTGGCTGCCAAAGTAGTTATAGCCAATAAACTAATACCAACAGCAGCGCCCACTAAAGGACCTTCTCCTTGCCACCATGCAAAAGGAACTACAAATAAAAGCATAAGCAATCCAAGCAATGCACCTGCAATCGTTTCCCGGAAAATCGCTTTTAAAAAACCTAAAGCTTGAATTCTTTGAGTACTTAACCCTCTAATAACAACTGTAGAACTTTGTGCCCCAATATTTCCACCAGTCCCTATCAATAAAGGAATAAAAGCTGCTAATAAAACTACTTGTCGTAATACATCACCATTAGATGCAATAACCTTTGTAGTTAATCCATTAGCAAAAACCAAAACAATCAACCAAACCACTCTCCTTCTAGCAACTGCAAACAAATTACTTTGAAAATAATCATCTTCATCTCCTGCCTGAACAGCTCCAGCTGCATAAATATCCCTAGTAGCTTCTTGTTCTATAACGTCAATAACATCATCAACAGTGACTATCCCAACTAATCGCTTTTCTCGATCAACGACTGGTAAGGCCAGAAAGTCATACCTTTGAATTGCCCTTGCAACTTCTTCTTGATCAGTATCTGTACGAACATTAACTACCTCTCTTGTCATTACGTCACCAATTGTTGTATCAGGATCTGCCGTCACCAAATCCCTTAAAGATAAAATTCCAGTTAAATGTCTCTCGCGATCTGTAACGTAAAGGCTATAAATTGTCTCAGTATAAGGTGCTTGCCTTCTAACAATATTTAAAGCATCAAAAGCAGTATGAAATTCCTTTAAATCAATAAATTCATTAGTCATTAATCTCCCAGCCGTTTCAGCCTCATATCCCAACATTTGAGCAGTTACTCGCCTTTCTTCAGGACTTAATTCAGCCAACAATCTTCTAACTACCTTAGCAGGCAATTCATCAAATAATCTCACCCGGTCATCTGGTGACATCCTTTCAACTAATTCCAAAACCTCATTGGAGCGAAGTCGATCCAGAAGACTTTGTTGTACAGCAGCATCTAAATATTCGTAAACTTCTATAGCCTCATTCTTATTTAATAATCTAAAAGCCAAAGCTTGCAAAATCAAAGGCAAACTGCCTATTGATTCCGCAATATCTACAGGCTGAACAGGCTCCAATAAAGTCTTAACGCCATCATAATTACCAGCAGCAAGCATTGCCTCAAGCTGTTGAGAAACCACCTCGGCTAAGTGAGGTCCATTTACAGATGAATCATTACTAATAGATGTACCTATCTGTTCATTCATAGGCACACTGAAAGACCTCAAACATATTATGTCTATAAGGACGAAAATAATCGCCTAATTCTTTGACCGATTAAAAAACCTAACGTTAAAGACAAAAAACCCGCAAGCATGGTGATGCAGATCAAACCTATTGCTTGAAACAATAAACCGCTATTAATCATTAAAAATGCATCCAAAATCAGACCACTGAAAGTAGTTAAAGATGCACAAAAACCTAGTACCAAGAAAACTTGAAACCTAGAACTAATTGTGAATCCTGAAATCAAACCAAGAAAACCAGATCCAAAAACATTAGCTATAAAATCATTGTTAACTTTAAAACGAAGCAAAGCACCTGAAATTGAGCCTATGCAAATCAAGAAAAATTGATCCCTTCTCAGAACAAAATCATAGAAGCTCCTAAGCATTTACACAATAAAAACCGAATAAAGCCATAATGATACCAATGAATATAGACACAAACAAAGAAAGAGATAGATCCATCCATCTATGGTTTAAATAATAGTGATGAAACTCAAAAATCAAAGAAGAGAAAGTACTAAAGCTTCCAAGCAAGCCTATGCTTAACAATAAATAGAGAGGCTCATTATCTAATAAAAAATATGTTTTTTGTTGGAGTCCAAGTAAGATACCAAGCAAAAATGTGGCAATTGAATTGACTAACAAAACCCCATATAGATCTGATTTTGTATGTATAAAAATCTTTTTAGAAATTTGCATTCTTAAAATTGCACCTGGAGCAGCCCCAATTGCCACAAACAAAGAAGATCGATGATCTCCTAAGAAATTAAACATTTATCCATCCACGTCTAGTTGACAAAGAAGGTCTATCAATCAATCCCAAGTTAGGTAATTGAACCTGCAACCAACTGTTACCCTCTTCAGGGTGCCAAAGACGTATTACTCTAAGATGAGTCCCTAATTCTAATGTAAATAAAGAAGGCGCAGAGATATGAGGACTAGTACGCAAAACACAAGAGTTACCAACAATAAAAAATTCCATTTCTTTAGAATTAGAAATTTCTAACTTGCTTCTAGTAGCTCCTCCGGCTGGTAAAGCAATAGGTGCAAATAACGCAAGGCTTAACAAGCATCCCCAATGAAAACAGAATTTCATATTTATCATTAAATATCTAATGAAGCCATATCTAGTTCAAGGCTATGAGTCTCTATAAATTCCCTTCGAGGAGCAACTTTGTCACCCATAAGAATGGTAAAAATTCGATCGGCTTCCAAAGCATCTTCAATCTCAACTCTCTTCATCGTCCTAGTTGAAGGATCCATAGTGGTTTCCCATAATTGTTTTGGCATCATTTCCCCTAAACCCTTAAACCGCTGAATAGTGTAATTTGCTTTTTCACCAAAACCAGCAATAGTTTTCTTCAAGTCTCCCTCTGTATAACAATATTTGTGATTCTTTCCTCTTTCAATTTTATATAGAGGTGGGCAAGCAATGTAAACATAACCACCCTCAACTAATTCTTTCTGGTAGCGATAAAAAAATGTAAGCAAAAGGGTACGGATATGAGCTCCATCAACATCAGCATCAGTCATTATTACAACACGGTGATATCTAAGATTTTTCAAAGAGAACTCTTCTCCTTTAATTCCCAAACCAAGACCAGTAATAAGAGCCTGGATTTCTGTGTTTTTATAGATCTTTGCATCATCAGTTTTTTCAATATTTAATATCTTTCCTCTCAAAGGAAGAATTGCTTGAAACCTTCTATCCCGGCCTTGTTTTGCTGAACCGCCAGCTGAATCCCCCTCAACTATGTAAATCTCTGATTCTGATGGATCTCGAGAACTACAGTCAGCTAATTTACCTGGGAGAGTGGTGCTCTCTAGGACACTTTTTCTTCGAACCAGTTCACGTGCTCGCCTAGCTGCTTCAGCTGCATTAAAAGCTTGAATGGCTTTCTCTAGAATTAAATCAATTACAGATGGATTGAATTCTAGATATTGTCCTAAGGATTCTCCAACCAGACTATCTACTATTCCTCTAACCTCAGTATTCCCTAATTTAGTTTTTGTCTGCCCCTCAAATTCAGGTTCAGGCACTTTCACAGAAAGAACAACAGTTAAACCTTCTCTAATATTTTCGCCCGCCAGATTTGAATCACCTTCCTTACGTTTCCCTCGTTTTCGAGCAAAAGAATTAAGTGTCCGCGTTAATACTGTTTTTAATCCCTCTATATGAGTACCTCCATCAACAGTACGAATATTATTTGCAAAACCAAGAATGCTATCCGAATAAGCATCAATACACCATTGCAGTGCAGCTTCTACCTGAACTCCATCTTTTTCAGCATTTACATAAATAATTTCTGGATGCAATGCATCTTTTTCAGAGTTCATATAAGCAACATATTCTTTTATTCCTCCCTCATAAAAATAAACTTCTTCATAGCTATTTTCTTTTATCTCAGAAGTCCTTTTCCTTTCATCACGAAAAACGATACGAACTCCTCCATTTAGATAAGCAAGCTCTCTTAATCTTGATGATAAAACTGAATAATCAAAAACAATTCCATTAGTAAATATTTCAGTATCAGGTTTAAAATTAACTTTTGTTCCTGTATCTTTTTGATCTGATAGTTGTTTCTCAGAACGAAGATTTCCTATAGGAGCTCCTCTTTCGAATCTTTGAGTATGAACTTTACCTTGCCTTTTCACGGTAACTTCTACCCATTCACTTAGTGCATTTACTACCGAAACACCAACCCCATGCAAACCTCCAGAAACCTTGTAACCTCCACTACCAAACTTGCCACCAGCATGAAGAACAGTAAGCACAGTCTCTAATGCACTTTTGCCAGTTTTAGGATGTATATCAGTTGGGATTCCTCTTCCATTATCGCTAATAGATGCAGAACCATCGGCACAAAGAACCACAACAATCTCATTACAATGCCCTGCAAGAGCTTCATCTACAGCATTATCAACAACCTCATAAACAAGATGATGCAAACCCCTAGGACCAGTAGAACCTATATACATCCCTGGTCTTTTCCTTACAGGTTCCAAGCCTTCAAGAACTTGAATCTGTTCAGCGCCATAGGCGGCTTGAATCTTTTTAACCTTGGAGTCTTCGCTCATTCGCCTAAAAAATGCCCAGGAAAGGTGTTTTTACAAAATTCATTTACCAAGAAACCTTATTCAACCTGGAAAATTCAATCTACCACTGGTAACCAAGAAAGGCTTGCAAGAAATTACTAAAAGAACAAAAATCCTTTCTAAATAGAGAATTATGACCATCTACTAAGCAGCCTTTATGCCCAAGTCAAAACCAGTTGTCATAGTGTTACTTGGGCCAACAGCAAGTGGGAAAACTGAACTTGCCATTCAAATAGCAAAGCAAATAAAAGTCAGTATTCATAATATTGATTCCCGCCAGTTATATAAAGGGATGGATATTGGTACTGCAAAACCAACTTTAGAACAGCAAAAAGAAATAAAGCATCATTTATTAGATCTAAAGGAACCTAACAATCCAATCACATTAAAAGAATTCAAAAAAGAAGCTGAATCTAATCTCACAAAAATCATTGGAAAAGAAAAAATTGGATTTCTGGTAGGTGGTAGTGGTCTTTATTTAAAAGCTTTGACCAGTGGACTATGTCCACCTGCAGTACCTCCCCAGAAGCAGTTGAGGAAATATCTTACTGAAATTGGGCAAAAGGAATGTCACCAATTGCTTGAGAAATGTGATCCTTGTGCATCCAGAAAAATTGCGCCAAAAGACACCACTAGAACAATCAGAGCATTAGAAGTATTTTATGCAACTGGTA
This DNA window, taken from Prochlorococcus sp. MIT 0603, encodes the following:
- the miaA gene encoding tRNA (adenosine(37)-N6)-dimethylallyltransferase MiaA, whose amino-acid sequence is MPKSKPVVIVLLGPTASGKTELAIQIAKQIKVSIHNIDSRQLYKGMDIGTAKPTLEQQKEIKHHLLDLKEPNNPITLKEFKKEAESNLTKIIGKEKIGFLVGGSGLYLKALTSGLCPPAVPPQKQLRKYLTEIGQKECHQLLEKCDPCASRKIAPKDTTRTIRALEVFYATGKRISSLQSSQPPDWNLIELGLNPSNLHQRIAKRTIKLFNNGLIEETKQLIHKYGEKLPLLQTIGYEEALKVVKGSYSLSEAIEKTTVRTNQFAKRQRTWFRKQHNPKWLNEKNSLEEALSFIQNGIG
- a CDS encoding fluoride efflux transporter FluC codes for the protein MICIGSISGALLRFKVNNDFIANVFGSGFLGLISGFTISSRFQVFLVLGFCASLTTFSGLILDAFLMINSGLLFQAIGLICITMLAGFLSLTLGFLIGQRIRRLFSSL
- a CDS encoding FluC/FEX family fluoride channel, translated to MFNFLGDHRSSLFVAIGAAPGAILRMQISKKIFIHTKSDLYGVLLVNSIATFLLGILLGLQQKTYFLLDNEPLYLLLSIGLLGSFSTFSSLIFEFHHYYLNHRWMDLSLSLFVSIFIGIIMALFGFYCVNA
- a CDS encoding SH3 domain-containing protein, with protein sequence MKFCFHWGCLLSLALFAPIALPAGGATRSKLEISNSKEMEFFIVGNSCVLRTSPHISAPSLFTLELGTHLRVIRLWHPEEGNSWLQVQLPNLGLIDRPSLSTRRGWINV
- the mgtE gene encoding magnesium transporter, which codes for MNEQIGTSISNDSSVNGPHLAEVVSQQLEAMLAAGNYDGVKTLLEPVQPVDIAESIGSLPLILQALAFRLLNKNEAIEVYEYLDAAVQQSLLDRLRSNEVLELVERMSPDDRVRLFDELPAKVVRRLLAELSPEERRVTAQMLGYEAETAGRLMTNEFIDLKEFHTAFDALNIVRRQAPYTETIYSLYVTDRERHLTGILSLRDLVTADPDTTIGDVMTREVVNVRTDTDQEEVARAIQRYDFLALPVVDREKRLVGIVTVDDVIDVIEQEATRDIYAAGAVQAGDEDDYFQSNLFAVARRRVVWLIVLVFANGLTTKVIASNGDVLRQVVLLAAFIPLLIGTGGNIGAQSSTVVIRGLSTQRIQALGFLKAIFRETIAGALLGLLMLLFVVPFAWWQGEGPLVGAAVGISLLAITTLAATAGASLPLLFHRMGLDPALMSAPFITTATDVVGVWIYLRTASWLLTKIIQ
- the gyrB gene encoding DNA topoisomerase (ATP-hydrolyzing) subunit B, with translation MSEDSKVKKIQAAYGAEQIQVLEGLEPVRKRPGMYIGSTGPRGLHHLVYEVVDNAVDEALAGHCNEIVVVLCADGSASISDNGRGIPTDIHPKTGKSALETVLTVLHAGGKFGSGGYKVSGGLHGVGVSVVNALSEWVEVTVKRQGKVHTQRFERGAPIGNLRSEKQLSDQKDTGTKVNFKPDTEIFTNGIVFDYSVLSSRLRELAYLNGGVRIVFRDERKRTSEIKENSYEEVYFYEGGIKEYVAYMNSEKDALHPEIIYVNAEKDGVQVEAALQWCIDAYSDSILGFANNIRTVDGGTHIEGLKTVLTRTLNSFARKRGKRKEGDSNLAGENIREGLTVVLSVKVPEPEFEGQTKTKLGNTEVRGIVDSLVGESLGQYLEFNPSVIDLILEKAIQAFNAAEAARRARELVRRKSVLESTTLPGKLADCSSRDPSESEIYIVEGDSAGGSAKQGRDRRFQAILPLRGKILNIEKTDDAKIYKNTEIQALITGLGLGIKGEEFSLKNLRYHRVVIMTDADVDGAHIRTLLLTFFYRYQKELVEGGYVYIACPPLYKIERGKNHKYCYTEGDLKKTIAGFGEKANYTIQRFKGLGEMMPKQLWETTMDPSTRTMKRVEIEDALEADRIFTILMGDKVAPRREFIETHSLELDMASLDI